The proteins below come from a single Oceaniferula flava genomic window:
- a CDS encoding LamG-like jellyroll fold domain-containing protein: MKIHHLLVLLLAASSAVQAGNGLPVRKGLMLDLDADHGVELEEGNRVKAWHNQVKGNAADVFVKRDEGRKVPGSGRPTFVPKVKKIGGHNTLAFDRQELINMDEDVFDHLLTGSGYTWVSVMSIGQQKQGKKDVNSFFGNLKNGSNYEGFWGCLDDANHVWMGSRCWPAEKKGRQPLWNEKNPKVTAPEPLALHRYYLVMGRMGAGKGTVNLDLYINSATPADSQKVPVNPKANSSKMAIGQERDATNHPGHESFVGEITRFLIFDRPLSDQELADLSQYLMKRYDIGTKK, encoded by the coding sequence ATGAAAATTCACCACCTCCTCGTCCTCCTGTTAGCGGCCAGCAGCGCCGTTCAAGCTGGGAACGGACTGCCTGTTAGAAAAGGCCTGATGCTCGATCTCGATGCCGACCACGGCGTGGAACTGGAGGAGGGGAATCGGGTCAAAGCTTGGCACAACCAAGTCAAAGGCAACGCCGCGGACGTCTTTGTGAAACGCGACGAAGGCCGCAAGGTGCCAGGCTCAGGCCGACCCACCTTCGTCCCGAAAGTCAAAAAAATCGGCGGCCACAACACCCTCGCCTTCGATCGCCAGGAGCTGATCAACATGGACGAAGATGTCTTTGATCACCTCCTAACAGGCAGCGGCTACACCTGGGTTTCCGTGATGTCGATCGGTCAGCAGAAGCAGGGCAAGAAGGACGTGAATTCGTTTTTTGGAAACCTGAAAAACGGCAGCAACTACGAAGGCTTCTGGGGCTGCCTCGATGACGCCAACCACGTCTGGATGGGCTCAAGGTGTTGGCCAGCGGAGAAAAAAGGCAGGCAGCCGCTGTGGAATGAGAAAAACCCGAAAGTCACCGCCCCGGAACCGCTCGCCCTCCATCGCTACTACCTGGTCATGGGCCGCATGGGAGCCGGAAAAGGAACCGTAAACCTGGATCTCTACATCAACTCAGCCACGCCAGCGGACAGCCAGAAAGTCCCGGTCAATCCCAAGGCGAATTCCTCGAAAATGGCCATCGGCCAGGAACGCGACGCCACCAATCACCCCGGCCACGAGTCATTCGTCGGCGAGATCACTCGCTTCCTCATTTTCGACCGACCACTCAGTGACCAGGAGCTAGCCGACCTGAGCCAATACCTCATGAAACGGTATGACATTGGCACGAAAAAATGA
- a CDS encoding ABC-three component system protein, with the protein MDEEDFKELAPNPQVGLYTAEHVVSGIPIPKTKRIELFSPDQWEEFTEEWATSLTGSYHKIKRFAGAGDQGLDVVGFIKSGEFDDGWVNYQCKYYDHSLYPTDVWVEIGKIIYYSFEGEYPPPLKYFFTAPKQVGTTLGKMLAKPKKLKEQLMKNWEQHCEKKITDTATIVLEGDFLQYLNDFDFSIFESITLVEMIKGHATTPFHSVRFGGGLGPRPKPEIPAENTVSTDHRYVRQLLSVYAEAMGVESKPISLEILERNERYKKNFHRQRERFYHAESLRNFSRDTVPVGTYEQLQEDIYQGVVDVCEGNHISGIVCMTNTVSQAAQVAVHSSPLASVTRVTDKQGICHQLCDDERLTWIDDNE; encoded by the coding sequence ATGGACGAAGAAGATTTTAAGGAACTGGCTCCCAACCCTCAAGTAGGGTTGTATACTGCCGAGCACGTTGTTTCGGGCATCCCTATTCCAAAAACAAAGCGGATTGAATTATTTTCTCCAGATCAATGGGAAGAGTTCACGGAGGAGTGGGCGACATCCCTCACTGGTTCGTATCATAAAATAAAACGGTTTGCAGGGGCTGGGGATCAAGGACTGGATGTTGTTGGCTTTATCAAAAGTGGCGAGTTTGATGACGGATGGGTGAACTATCAATGCAAGTATTATGATCATTCCTTGTATCCAACAGATGTTTGGGTAGAAATTGGTAAAATAATTTATTATTCGTTTGAGGGTGAGTATCCACCACCACTGAAATATTTTTTCACAGCACCCAAACAAGTCGGAACCACTCTTGGTAAGATGCTTGCTAAGCCCAAAAAACTAAAAGAGCAGTTAATGAAAAATTGGGAGCAACACTGTGAAAAGAAAATTACAGATACAGCTACGATTGTTTTAGAGGGTGATTTTCTACAATATTTAAATGATTTCGATTTTTCCATTTTCGAGTCCATCACACTCGTTGAGATGATCAAAGGGCATGCAACCACGCCATTCCACTCCGTAAGGTTCGGTGGAGGTTTAGGCCCTCGACCAAAACCAGAAATTCCCGCTGAGAATACTGTGTCAACCGACCATCGCTATGTACGCCAGTTATTATCTGTGTATGCTGAAGCTATGGGTGTTGAAAGTAAACCTATCAGCCTAGAGATTTTGGAGAGAAACGAAAGATATAAAAAGAATTTCCACAGGCAAAGAGAGCGGTTTTACCATGCCGAATCACTGCGCAATTTTTCACGCGATACCGTTCCCGTAGGCACCTACGAGCAATTACAGGAAGATATATACCAAGGGGTTGTCGACGTTTGCGAAGGTAATCATATTTCAGGAATTGTGTGCATGACAAACACCGTCTCACAAGCCGCCCAAGTTGCCGTGCATTCAAGCCCACTAGCTAGTGTGACAAGAGTAACTGATAAACAGGGGATATGTCATCAATTATGCGATGACGAACGCTTAACTTGGATAGACGATAATGAATGA
- a CDS encoding ABC-three component system middle component 2: protein MNESALKTPFNSSLETGMRAMIILVTCYPRSLDLQRLVDFDYLVVHSGDVDGPESLHPPLPMRAGELLIRRSIIESGVMLMMSRGFIERVVKDDGIEYLASETAMPFVSSLINSYTKNLQDRAKWVILNFGDASRDSLQSITAKFFDKWTTEFHPLQGSLDN from the coding sequence ATGAATGAATCCGCATTGAAAACTCCATTCAATAGCTCGCTCGAGACTGGTATGCGCGCTATGATTATCCTTGTTACTTGCTATCCACGTTCACTAGATTTGCAACGGTTAGTTGATTTTGATTACTTGGTAGTGCACTCAGGTGATGTTGACGGTCCAGAAAGCCTTCATCCGCCCCTTCCTATGCGCGCGGGTGAACTGTTGATTAGGCGCAGTATCATTGAATCTGGGGTAATGCTGATGATGAGTCGTGGCTTTATTGAAAGAGTGGTTAAGGATGACGGTATTGAATATTTAGCAAGTGAAACAGCCATGCCATTTGTTAGTAGTTTAATAAATTCATACACAAAGAATTTACAAGATCGCGCTAAGTGGGTAATACTAAATTTCGGTGATGCTTCCCGTGATTCACTTCAATCAATCACGGCTAAATTTTTCGACAAATGGACAACTGAGTTTCATCCATTACAAGGATCTCTAGATAATTGA